GACCTTTGGGGCCGAGGGTGACTGCCACGGCTTCAGCGAGGAGGTCAATGCCTTTTTCGAGGGCGCGGCGGGCATCTTCGTTGTAAATAATAGATTTAGCCATAATGATTGAATTTCTAGGTTGAACGTTTTATGAGGAAAAAATAGAAAAGATCTGAAACGACGGTTTAGGTCGAACCTAAAAATACTTACGCAACGGTTGCGAGGATATCTTTCTCAGAGAGGAGCACATAGTCGTCGCCACTGAGCTTGATATCAGTACCAGCGTACTTAGAATAGAGAACTTTATCACCAACTTTGACATCAATGGCAGAGCGGCTACCATCATCGTTGCGTTTGCCTTCACCAACGGCAACAACTTCACCGATTTGGGGCTTTTCTTTCGCGCTATCGGGCAGGA
The nucleotide sequence above comes from [Synechococcus] sp. NIES-970. Encoded proteins:
- the groES gene encoding chaperonin, 10 kDa protein, translated to MAAISINVSTLKPLGDRVFVKVSESEEKTAGGILLPDSAKEKPQIGEVVAVGEGKRNDDGSRSAIDVKVGDKVLYSKYAGTDIKLSGDDYVLLSEKDILATVA